The Candida orthopsilosis Co 90-125, chromosome 7 draft sequence genome has a window encoding:
- a CDS encoding oxidoreductase: MPTRSKFYNPETAHYYNPKTERKVVIITGGNSGIGWYTTLHLYLHGYVIYMAGRTESKVRKAFEDIEKEAQARITKEGKPNHIFGELHYIHIDLLDLSSVPKAVEEFFAAREDKLDVLINNAGIMAVPFEVTKDDYEIQYQVNFVAHFLLTLQLIPYLQKTVDAGETPRIINLSSIGHNFSYKYFKPENNKTNTFPNSIFTWVRYGIAKTAEIQITKEWAIKYPKFLSIAIHPGAILGTNLYDYWRQAPIMKYPANAIFAIFDKFMGVSNEEGALATLRAVMDPNLNTKKDNGGYLVTGGVFDKPSKVASNSKYAKQTWDWNIEQLEKRGFDVAVKK, from the coding sequence ATGCCAACCAGATCCAAATTTTACAACCCAGAAACGGCGCATTATTATAATCCTAAAACagaaagaaaagttgtGATAATTACGGGAGGAAATTCGGGTATCGGATGGTACACAACACTCCATTTGTATCTCCATGGTTATGTGATATATATGGCTGGAAGAACTGAGCTGAAGGTTAGAAAAGCgtttgaagatattgaaaaagaagcacAAGCAAGAATAACCAAAGAAGGAAAACCAAATCATATTTTTGGCGAATTACACTATATTCatattgatttattggaCTTGTCGTCGGTTCCAAAAGCAGTTGAAGAATTCTTTGCCGCTAGAGAAGACAAATTGGATGTGTTGATAAACAATGCTGGTATCATGGCGGTGCCATTTGAGGTGACCAAGGATGACTATGAGATTCAATACCAAGTGAATTTTGTGGCCCATTTTCTCTTGactcttcaattgatccCTTATTTGCAAAAGACTGTTGATGCTGGAGAAACTCCCAGAATTATTAATTTATCCTCAATTGGACACAACTTCTCCTACAAGTATTTCAAACCAGAGAATAATAAGACAAACACATTTCCAAACAGTATTTTTACTTGGGTTCGGTATGGTATTGCAAAGACAGctgaaattcaaatcaccaaGGAATGGGCTATCAAATATCCAAAGTTTTTGTCAATCGCTATTCATCCAGGTGCTATATTGGGCACCAATTTATATGATTACTGGCGTCAAGCTCCTATTATGAAGTACCCAGCAAAtgcaatttttgcaatctttgataaatttatGGGTGTTTCTAATGAAGAAGGTGCTTTGGCTACGTTAAGAGCAGTTATGGATCCGAATTTGAACACTAAAAAAGATAACGGTGGGTACTTAGTTACCGGTGGTGTTTTTGACAAACCAAGTAAAGTCGCTAGTAACCTGAAATATGCAAAGCAAACATGGGATTGGaatattgaacaattggagAAACGTGGATTTGATGTAGCAGTAAAAAAGTAA